From the genome of Trypanosoma brucei brucei TREU927 chromosome 11 chr11_scaffold01 genomic scaffold, whole genome shotgun sequence:
CCGACGCCGGGTTGCGGCATCCATTGTCATACAATCTTCCTGGCGCATGTGTGCTGTCCGCATCCGCATCCTGAGGCTGCTCGCCGCCACAATTCGGGTTCAGTCCGTGTGGCGAGGTCACGTGGGTCGGGTGGAAGCACGTGAGAGGCGGGTCCGTGAGCGGCTGCGAAAGCAGGACCGATTGGCGGTGCTCCTCCGTCATGTTTATCCGGTCCAAAAGCGGTGGAGAGGTGTGCTGGCGATACGAAAGGCGAAAGAATACGTGGAAGGTTTGAAGAAAAATGTCGTGGCGTATTTAGAAGAACAAGAGAGGATAGTAGATGCCATGTGGGGTAGATTCAAGTGCGTGGCAAATGTAGAGTTGTCCGTGTTGAAGATATTGGATGTGCTGCGTGCTTACCGTTCGCGAGAGGAATGTGCTAAAATGTATCCTTCGATGCTCACGCGACGTCGCTTTTTGTTACGCATAGTATGGAAGAAACGCGCAACTCATATTGCTGGGATCATGCGTGAGCAGCAACTAACGAAATGGATGTTGCAGCGGCGCCGCGAGGAGGTGGCGGACGCTGTTCTGCTCCTTCAGTGCGCCGTGCGCCGATGGTTTGCCCAAAGGAAAAGTATGGCCCTGCGCCGGGCGTTAGACTGGACGCATGTATGTGCCCGCAAGATACAATCCATGTACAAACGTCAAATGGGCCGCCGTATGTTCTTAGAAGCCAAGATGGCTACCAAACTGAGGGAGGAGCAACGTATGATCTCTCAACTGAGGCACTACTGCGCCTCCAAGATACAGGCAACATGGCGTATGTTCACCGTGTGGCATGAGAATAAGGACTACCTTCATTTCTTGCACCATGGTCGTCATAAATATGCAACAACTATCAGGAATGCTTGGATCACCTACAGAGAGCGGCAACAGAAGAAAGTAATCATCGGGATGCGTCTTATGGAGCACCAGCAAAAACAGAGCGCTCAAGAGCAGCTTTTGTCAGTTTTGCGTATCCAAGCCATGGTCCGCATGTTCCTCGTTCGATCCCGAATGCTGCGAGATGGTGTGCAACTGCGACCGACGCTGGCCAAGCTGCATCGCTCCGCGAGAAGTATTCAGATGTCCTGGCGTCGACACGCTGCCTATGAGTACGTTTCGCAACTCCGCTTTTCGCGTGCGTACTACGACCAACACAAGGTGAACATGGAGTCCCTGCACACGTACGCAACCATGATCCAATCTCTGGTGCGGGCAAAGGTCATCAACCCGTGGCTGGTAGCGGTACGGGAGCTGGAGCTCGAGCAAGCTAGcacagaagagaaagaaagaagacgGGAGAAAATGTTAAAAACATATGCTCTatttacaaaagaaaatatgttCCCCGGCGCAGGTAACAGACTTTCCGCATGCGGCCCCGAAGCCCTTGTGGCGGGAGGAAGAACGTCACTCGATACCGGCTCTTTTGTGACTCCCCTCCGGAACACAGGTACGAGTTATATCTCTGAGGGTCCATGTTCATTCAGTGTGAAGCTATGTGAAACGTGCGTATTGCCAACTCGGTCAGTGAGTCGCTCTTGTCTGTCGGGCACGTCGCAATCCGCAGATATTTGCGCGCAGAAGGGTGACGAGCACCAATCGTTGGACACTACTAGCTTACACCAAGTCGATGGCCAGAGATCACCCTCCTCGGACCAATTAGACGTAGTCAAGTCTTGCACCGCAAACGCTGTTCACCCGCCTTTGCGCAACATGGACACGAGGTCAACTACTATTCTCGGTTCCTTGTCAGCTATCTTTTCAGGACGCCCTGATCTGGAGGGTTCTGCCGATGGACGCAGAACCTCTGCAGGgttgagggggagggaaactTCGCATTCTTCGTGTCCAGCAGGGTCTGAGTTTGCAAGCGTCACAACATCTGAATATTCTTCCTCTCTATGCTATGATCCAGTTGTTCTTGCCGCGGTGGTTGCATTAATTCAGCGCTGCGGTCGTGGATTTCTTTCGCGGGCTTCCACACGACGGAGCCTTCAGAAAAGTGATCGGTGGCTGGCCGCCGTTGATATACAGCGGATGTGGCGTGGGTTCTGCGCTCGGCAGCTGGTTGAGGTTTACTACGAGTTCTACACGGAAGAGGTGGAGGTAGCCGCAGCCGAGTAAGCTTCATGAGGTCATCACGGAAGAATAGCAGCTGCCGACGTACATAGGAAACACACCTTTCCCACCCGCTCATTCACATGCGCTGGTCACGCGTGGACTTTTGTTTAAACTTGtctttctgctgctggaaagAGTGAGATGTACCCAATAAAGATGAAATGCCGTCATGGTTATCACCGCTACGGCAAGGACCGGGCGTGTAGATATATTGTACATGTTTCTATTAGTTACTTTTCATGTTCTACTCCTCAATCGTCCCAACATAcacccctctttttctactTTAAATTCCCTCCCCTGGGGGTGTGCACACAGGGCCACAACAACGCTGTATTTCCGATCTCCTTCTTACCTTCTTCATTCATTCCCTTTACTGCTACCTCCTTCTAACACCGTGGCCAGCATATCCCGAGGCTTTATATATAGGTATATACGCCGGCGTCCGGGAAGAtaagtgattttttttaaaaaaaggaaaaaagaaggggtttCTGCTGGAGCGGTAGCAGGGACAATCGTGAagataaaagagaaaacagaaCTTAATTGGGAAGTCGCTCTTGTGGGGAACgaaagagaggagaaaagagggaaggcgCCCGAGGGGAAAGAGCCAGAAAACTATTGGAGAGGAAGGCATCATGCAACACGACCGTGACCGGTACGACAGCGAggaagatgatgaggaaTCTCTCCCTTTCGATGGTATTGAGAAGGCTTCTGTGCTTCAGCAGTGCCGCGTGTTCAACGACGTGCAGCTCGATATCTCAGCCTGCCTGCGCTGTTTGACGGAGTGCTTATACCTCATTTATACGGGAACTACATTTACAGAAGCAGAAGCCACGGAACTTTTCTTTATGTCAACAAAGCTGCTTCAGTCAAATAGATCAAGGTTGCGACGGTTGCACTACGTGCTGATGAAGGAGCTCAGCCCATTTGTCGAGCAGAGCTTTATTGCATCCAACTCACTTATGGGTGACaccaaaagcaacaatgaGTCTAATAAGCGAAATGGTATGCGTACCCTCTGCAAGGTAATGAATCCTTCACTTTACCCTTTGTTGGACCGTACCATCGTGGAGTCCCTCACGTCGCGGAGCGAGAAGGTCCTATTAGCCTCTCTCATTACAGGCTTCCACGTGGCATTGAGCCACCCCGATTTAGCGCGCAAGTGGAGTACGCAGCTGAACGAAGCCATTCGAGTGCTGGGAAACACGCAATACCTGACTGTCGCGATCATGCATATTATCCGCAAGAGCGACCGCGTTACTGTTAAGCGGTTCATTGAGCAGGTAAGAAATGGGGTGGTTCGGTCTCCCCTtgctctctctttcctcgtGAAGTTGACAACCGACGTTCTGCAGGAGGGGTTCGAGGAAGATCCCGAGGTCAAAAAATACATTGCCACTATGAGGCATAGCAGCAGTGAAATTGTGGTGTTTGACACGCTGaggtgtatgtgtgtggccGGCAACGCGTCGCCGCAGCAATTTGCGTTAGTTGCCTCGGTCGCGCAGATATATTTGAACGCGAAAACCAGTGTATCGCGTTTCTGCGCCATTCGCGTTCTGCACGATCTCGCCGCAATATACCCTGACGCGGTAACACCCATCAGTTCCGATATTGAGCAGCTCATAATGGATCAAAACCGCTTCACCGCCTCTTTTGCAATGCTAACATTATTGAAAACTGGCACGGAAGCATCTGTTGAGCGGCTTATCGGTGCGCTTGGTAGTGTGGGACAACTGCGAGAATTACCCGATGAATTCAAGGTGGCTATTACACTCGAACTGCGGAGCGTGAGTGCGAGATTTCCACAAAGGTATAACTTGTTCCTCGGCTTCCTTGTCAAGCTGCTAAGTGATGATGGCAGCAGCACCTTTAAGGAAAGCATCGTTGAGGTGATTACGAGCGTAGCAAAAGCGAATGATGGCGCAAGGGAGGCCGCGCTCAAACACCTTGTCGATTATGTCGAAGACTGCGCCCACGTTAGCATTCTTCACCGAGTGCATATGTACCTGGGCGATGAAGTTCCACGGTCCGAAAACCCAGCCCTTTTCATCCGCTATATTAACAACCATGCTGCTCTGGAGTTCCCGGAGGTGCGGGCCGCCGCCGTCAGCACATTCGCGAGAATCGCTGCCCGCGTTCCATCGCTGCGCCGATCTATTCTCCCGTTGTTGAAGCACAAATGTAGCGACGAGGATGACGAGGTGCGAGACCGCGCCATTATGTACACAAAAGTGTTCTTGCTGGGCGACGAAGACGTGATTCATTCAATGGTGACGGAGGTTTCCAATACCGTGGCCGCGAGGCGAAAGTTGATAACCCCCATGACCCCCACGCCACTTCTGGAGCCAGTCAAGCGAAGGATGTGCCAAGCGGACCACTCGACGGTGGCGGTTGAAACAGGAATTGGTAAAGAAGCGGCTCACAGTAGCAGTGGAGGCGGTTCAGTTCCGGGCAACCAGTACTCCTCGGCAATATCGGAGGGACGTGCAAAACTACTGAAAATCAAGCAGTTGCAGGAGCTGGGTGAACCTCGTGCGTCAAGTGAGCCGGTGCCCCTATCAGATCCCGACAGCGAGTACTTTGTAACACTCATTAAGCACGTATATGTCGCCCATGTGGTGTTGCAATTTAGGGTCAAAAACACCATGGATAGTGTGGTCTTCCGTCGCGTTACGGTGGAGATGGACACGGAAGAGTTGGATGCAGAGCCGCTCTATGCAATACCCATCAGCGCCATCGAGCCTGGAGCTACAGAGTATGCTTATGCGGTTCTACAATACAGCGAAGGGAGGTACCCAAGTGGGACGCTGGGCTGCCGTATCAAGTTCGCTTTACAGGAGCGTGATGGCAGTAGTGTCGCtggtgaaggtgaagaagaGTACCCACTTGAGGATTTCGAAGTCAACGTGAGTGACTTCATTACGCCAATCGATCTTGGTGAATGTTTTCAACAGAAGTGGGAGGAACTTCGGCAAGAGGAAACATGTGGGACGTATGCCTTGAGCTCCATGCGCAACCTCACTGCTGCCGCGCACGAGCTGGTAGAATTCTTCGGCATGCATGTAGTTGGGGGGAAAGTGGATAAAATTACAGCGGCATCCCATACACTTCTTATGTCGGGAAGTATGGTAGATGGCGCAAGTTCGCTCGTGATGATTAACGCTCGTCTGTTCATTGCCACAGACAACACTGTGGCCCTGCAACTAACTTTGAGGGGTGGTAGTTCCGAATTGCGTGAATATCTCTCTGGTGCGCTGCTGTCGTAGGCGTGTTTTCGCAATCGACGACTAACTGTGCTTAATTGTGCCGCAGTTTTCAGCGAACAGAACACTACCTTCGTTTTACGTGTTTGCATACACACAAGCCGCGTAGGCACACACCGACGCCAAGCCTTCGTTTTCGTGTAGGCATGTATTTTTGGAGGTTTGTCTTTCGACACTCTTTGCATTCCATCTGTGATTGTGGAGAGATGAGATAGTGCATGAGGAACCGTCAAGAAGAGAGGATAAATTGGGGATGGTGTGTGACGGATTGTCATTTGCATTGAGGCACGAAAACTGGGGAGGGAAACATGCCAGGGATGCGAGAAAGTCACCAGGTGGCGCGGTTCTCCCagtgtttcttctttccctccgtgCTCTTTTTCTGTGTGCATTTCCAAACGTGCAGACCATTCCCTTCTACCTCGTTACTTCCTTCATTGCATTTGGTATGGTGTTGTTGCCGTGCCGGTGCGCGGGGCTTCGTGTCTTTTGTATTCCTTACTCTATATTGCTGTGCCGGTCGGTCGCCAGTAACCTAGGATGTTGCTGGCACTTTTTCGCTTGCTTGTGGCACAGTGGCCTGTGGGAGAGGGCGAGCTATTTAAACTCGTCCAtaagaagagggagaaaaaaataacagaaaggaaagaaaataaaaagggtcCGCTGAGGAATTGAAAAGAGGTGACTGAACATACGAAATTACGCGACAcaaggagaggaaaggggtaatacgaagaaaaacgaaacgagatgcaaaagaaatatatatatacttatttTAGAGGAGGTCTTAGTGCTTTTAATACCTCTGCTGTTAATGGAAGGATGGCGGAGGCAACCAAACAGGCAGCAGGATTATGATGTGCGGCAGTTTGGTGTGTGTGCTAAGAATTTGTCAGAATCGTCCTGCATCATCcgtttgtgagtgtgtttgtgcgtacGCATTCGTGCTCGAAGGACGTATGGGGTAATTCCCTTGTTTCTTTCTACCATTGTGccaataaaaatatatcTCGCCTCCTCAAATTTTCCTCGTCTTCCCTCCACATGTGCGTTTCCCCCCAGTACTCACTGGAGCGCACTCAATCATCGTGATAAACATACGTGGACATACACGTCAGGCGCTGCACTGAGGGTATTTCGCATAACGTAGAATTAGAGTGGCCAACTTCAGAAGCTGTCGATGGATAGTGGGACCAAAAGGGAATTCGGTCGCAACGTGACGAATGTGGACGACTTTAAGGGTGCCAAGTTAACGCCTTCAAAGATCCAC
Proteins encoded in this window:
- a CDS encoding coatomer subunit gamma, with translation MQHDRDRYDSEEDDEESLPFDGIEKASVLQQCRVFNDVQLDISACLRCLTECLYLIYTGTTFTEAEATELFFMSTKLLQSNRSRLRRLHYVLMKELSPFVEQSFIASNSLMGDTKSNNESNKRNGMRTLCKVMNPSLYPLLDRTIVESLTSRSEKVLLASLITGFHVALSHPDLARKWSTQLNEAIRVLGNTQYLTVAIMHIIRKSDRVTVKRFIEQVRNGVVRSPLALSFLVKLTTDVLQEGFEEDPEVKKYIATMRHSSSEIVVFDTLRCMCVAGNASPQQFALVASVAQIYLNAKTSVSRFCAIRVLHDLAAIYPDAVTPISSDIEQLIMDQNRFTASFAMLTLLKTGTEASVERLIGALGSVGQLRELPDEFKVAITLELRSVSARFPQRYNLFLGFLVKLLSDDGSSTFKESIVEVITSVAKANDGAREAALKHLVDYVEDCAHVSILHRVHMYLGDEVPRSENPALFIRYINNHAALEFPEVRAAAVSTFARIAARVPSLRRSILPLLKHKCSDEDDEVRDRAIMYTKVFLLGDEDVIHSMVTEVSNTVAARRKLITPMTPTPLLEPVKRRMCQADHSTVAVETGIGKEAAHSSSGGGSVPGNQYSSAISEGRAKLLKIKQLQELGEPRASSEPVPLSDPDSEYFVTLIKHVYVAHVVLQFRVKNTMDSVVFRRVTVEMDTEELDAEPLYAIPISAIEPGATEYAYAVLQYSEGRYPSGTLGCRIKFALQERDGSSVAGEGEEEYPLEDFEVNVSDFITPIDLGECFQQKWEELRQEETCGTYALSSMRNLTAAAHELVEFFGMHVVGGKVDKITAASHTLLMSGSMVDGASSLVMINARLFIATDNTVALQLTLRGGSSELREYLSGALLS